The genomic window AAAGTGCTCGACCGGCGCGAATTTTTCTGGGAAGACCTGCCCTTCCCCGGGGATGGAGCGCGCTCGCCCTCGACCGCGGAAAACCACGGCAATTTCAACCCGGGCGAATTCTTCTCTGCCCTTCTCAAGCAGGTGTACATCGATCAACAGTACGTGCCGCGGGAAATCTTCGTGCCGGTGGACTTTGAAGATCGCGAGAGCCTGGAAGAGCTGCTGTCGGCGAACTGCGGGCACAAGGTGCACATCAACGTTCCGCTGCGCGGCGAAAAGCGCTCCTTGATTGACCTGGCCGGGCAGAACGCCAAGCAGTCCTTCGACCAGCGCTTCCGGGTGATGAAACCGGCCGCCAAGGTGATCCAGGAGTCGCTGCAGGACGTAATGATGCTGCCGGAGTTGCCGCGGCGCATCGAGTGCTTCGACATCTCCCACATCCAGGGCGCCGAAACGGTGGCGTCGATGGTGGTGTGGGAAGACGGGAAGATGAAGAAGAGCGATTACCGCAAGTTCATTATCCGTTCGGTGGCGGGTGTGGACGACTTCGCTTCCATGCGCGAAGTGGTGACGCGCCGCTACAAGCGCGTGCAGGAAGAAAAAGCCAAAATGCCAAGCCTGATATTGATCGACGGCGGCATCGGGCAACTGCACGCGGCGGCCGAGGCGCTGGAGTCGCTGCAGATCACGAACCAGCCCCTGGCCTCCATCGCCAAGCGCGAGGAGATCATTTATGTCCACGGCCAGGAAGACGAGCCGGTGGTGCTCGACCACCATTCGCCGGTGCTGCACCTGGTGCAGTTGATCCGCGATGAAGCGCACCGCTTCGCCGTGACCTTTCATCGCAAGCGGCGCGAGATGCGCGACCGCAGAACCGAATTACTGGAGATTCCAGGCGTCGGCGAGCGAACCACGCGTCGCCTGCTGCAGCATTTCGGCAGCGTGCAGGCGATAAAAGATGCGGACCAGGCAGCCCTCTCGGCGGTGGTGAGCAAACCCCAGGCAGAGGCAATCCTGCAACACTTCAAGGATGGCTCTTAGCCTTGACCCTGGCGCCGTTGGCCTTGTGAGTTGTTTCAAAACTACCCTCCTGTCTCCCCTCCTAAATCGTGAGCTGGAGCGCGATTGAGGCAAACCAGCGGCCACTGCTTACTTCCAACCAGCTAAGGCGCGCGCCCTGCATTCATGGGGTAGCGCGCGTATCGAGAGAGGGAGCGAATGATGAAGAAACTGGGAATCGTAAGTTTTGTAATTTTGTGTTCTCTGCTGCTGGCAGCCGGGTGCAGCCACAAACCGGCAACAGCGGCTACGCCGCAGGGCACCGACACGCAGGCGGCGCAGGTCTCTGACCGCGTCGACATGGCGGCCAACGACCTGAACGCGCTGGTCAACGCGCCGGACAGCAGCATTCCCGCGGAAATCATGTCGAAAGCGAAATGTGTCGCCGTGATTCCTGACATGGTAAAGGGTGGGTTCGTGTTTGGCGGGCAGCATGGCCGAGGACTGGCAAGCTGCCGTAACGCTAACGGCTGGAGCGCGCCCGCTCCGGTGGCCTTGAGCGGCGGAAGCTGGGGAGCGCAGATCGGCGTGCAGTCTGCCGACGTGGTGCTGGTTTTCATGAATGACCACGCGCTGGCCGATTTGCTCAGCGACAAGGTGAAGTTGGGCGCGGATGCCTCCATCGCCGCCGGCCCGGTGGGACGCCATGCGGAAGCGGCCACCGACGTGGCAATGAAGTCGGAGATTCTTAGCTATTCCCGCACCAAGGGACTGTTCGCCGGCCTGACGCTCAACGGCGCCAAGGTCTCGCAGGACATGGATACCACGGCTGCGCTCTACGGGCGGCAGGTGGGGTTCCGGGAAATTCTGTCGGGACAAGTGCAAACGCCGGCGGTGGCAGCAAAGTTTACCGACGCCGTGCGCCGGGATTTCTCCGAGGCTGTCGCCAAGGAGTAACCGAACTTTCGTGAACAACCGAACCAAAGGTAGAGAGGAGCTGCGTGAACAGCTCCTCTTTTCTTTGACTCACTGATCTTGACGCACTGAGGTCGAGGTGTCGCCCAGAGATGAGCGCGCGCAGCCGCTCAGATAGCGCGCAGCGCGGTTTCCAGGTCGGAGATGATGTCGTCCACATCTTCGATTCCGACAGAAATGCGGACCATGCCGTCGGTAATGCCGATGGCGCGCCGTCCCTTCGCCCCGAGCGCGGCGTGCGTCATGGTGGCGGGATGCGAGATCAGGGTCTCCACGCCGCCCAGCGATTCACCGAGCGTAAGCGTGCCACCTGATTTTTTCAGCAGGCGCTTGGCATTGCCGAGAGAGCCAGTTTCAAACGTGATCATGGAGCCGAAACCGGTCATCTGGTGGCTTGCAAGATCGTGCTGCGGGTGATTTGGCAGCCCCGGATAAAAAACAGCCCTGACTTTGCGGTGCTGCGCCAGGTGCGCTGCGATCTGCCGGCCGTTTTCGTCGTGGCGCCGCATGCGGACGGCGAGCGTCTTGACGCCGCGCAATACCAGCCAGCATTCGAAGGGTGACAGGATGGCTCCCGCCGATTTCTGAATGAAGGCGAGCTGCTCGGCCTGCTCCGCTGTGGTGCAGACGACAACGCCGCCCAGCCCGTCGCTGTGCCCGTTGAGGAATTTCGTGGTGGAGTGGACCACCATGTCGGCGCCCAGTTCGATGGGGCGCTGAAAGTATGGCGACATGAAGGTGTTGTCCACGATGACCTCGGCGCGGCGGCGATGCGCGAGGGCGGAGATGGCAGCCAGGTCGCTGATCGTCATGAGCGGGTTGGTCGGGGTCTCGACGTAAACGTAACGCGTGTTTTTCCGGATGGCGCGCTCGACCGCGCGCAAGTCGGAGGTATCGACGTAGGTAAATTCCAGCCCGAAGTTGGCGAGGATCTGGTTGAACAGGCGCGGTACGCCGCCGTAGACATTGTCGGAGCAGACCACGTGGTCGCCGGACTTCATCATGGTGCAGATGGCGTTGATGGCAGCCATGCCGCTGGAAAAAACGCGCGCCGCGCTGCCGCCCTCGAGCGCCGCGAGGTTCTCCTGCAAGCGGTCGCGCGTGGGATTGGTGACGCGCGCGTACTCGTAGCCGAGCCGCGGCTTGCCCAGCTCATCCTGGACGTAAGTCGAGGTCGCAAAAATGGGAAAGGAGACAGCGCCGGTGCGCGGCTCCGGTTCCTGCCCGGCATGGATGGCGGTGGTGGAAAAGCCGCGGGAAATTTTGTTGGCCATAAGGCGTCCTTGAAAGATATGAGCGACGGATTGAGTTTGAAAGGCTTGAACTTGGCGTGAGCACCAGCCAACCCAGGGACCCTTCGACTCGGGCCTTCGCCCTCGCTCAGGGTGACACTGTTCTAGAGCGGTTACGGTCCTTCAAAAATATTCTTGGACAAATATCGTTCGGCGGAATCGGGGATCACCGTGACCACGCGCTTGCCGGCGCCCAATTTTTTCGCGACCTCGATGGTCGCCCACACCGCCGCGCCGCCGCTGGAGCCGGCAAACACGCCTTCCTCGCGCGCCAGGCGGCGAGTCATCTCAAAGGCTTCCGGATCTTTCGCCGTGATAATGCCGTCGGCCAGGTTCATGTGCGCCGTTTCCGGGATGAAGCTGGAGCCGATGCCTTCCACCTTGTGATCTCCGGGCTGGCCGCCGCCGTAGATGGAACCCTGCGATTCGACCAGGTACGCGAGCGCGCGCGGGTTGCGCTCCTTTATGAATCTGGCCACGCCGGTGAAGGTGCCGCCGGTGCCA from Terriglobales bacterium includes these protein-coding regions:
- the uvrC gene encoding excinuclease ABC subunit UvrC, with product MDLQAKIRSLPTRAGVYLYKNAEGEVIYVGKAKQLRNRVRSYFVEGRAEDAKTGSLLREAVDVDYIVVDNEHEALALENNLIKQKKPRFNILLRDDKSYPYVKLTLGERFPRVFVTRRLKKDGSQYYGPYFPANLAYRIVDLVHRHFLVPSCKVDLSRFHPRPCLQYYIGRCLGPCVQGLTTPGAYEEAVRDVKLFLEGRQTELSRSLLRRMEAAAENQQYELAAKYRDLISTVEQLQDKQRMAAAEGSDADVFGYHWENQMLAVNLFHMRGGKVLDRREFFWEDLPFPGDGARSPSTAENHGNFNPGEFFSALLKQVYIDQQYVPREIFVPVDFEDRESLEELLSANCGHKVHINVPLRGEKRSLIDLAGQNAKQSFDQRFRVMKPAAKVIQESLQDVMMLPELPRRIECFDISHIQGAETVASMVVWEDGKMKKSDYRKFIIRSVAGVDDFASMREVVTRRYKRVQEEKAKMPSLILIDGGIGQLHAAAEALESLQITNQPLASIAKREEIIYVHGQEDEPVVLDHHSPVLHLVQLIRDEAHRFAVTFHRKRREMRDRRTELLEIPGVGERTTRRLLQHFGSVQAIKDADQAALSAVVSKPQAEAILQHFKDGS
- a CDS encoding PLP-dependent aspartate aminotransferase family protein, with amino-acid sequence MANKISRGFSTTAIHAGQEPEPRTGAVSFPIFATSTYVQDELGKPRLGYEYARVTNPTRDRLQENLAALEGGSAARVFSSGMAAINAICTMMKSGDHVVCSDNVYGGVPRLFNQILANFGLEFTYVDTSDLRAVERAIRKNTRYVYVETPTNPLMTISDLAAISALAHRRRAEVIVDNTFMSPYFQRPIELGADMVVHSTTKFLNGHSDGLGGVVVCTTAEQAEQLAFIQKSAGAILSPFECWLVLRGVKTLAVRMRRHDENGRQIAAHLAQHRKVRAVFYPGLPNHPQHDLASHQMTGFGSMITFETGSLGNAKRLLKKSGGTLTLGESLGGVETLISHPATMTHAALGAKGRRAIGITDGMVRISVGIEDVDDIISDLETALRAI
- a CDS encoding lipid-binding SYLF domain-containing protein, whose product is MKKLGIVSFVILCSLLLAAGCSHKPATAATPQGTDTQAAQVSDRVDMAANDLNALVNAPDSSIPAEIMSKAKCVAVIPDMVKGGFVFGGQHGRGLASCRNANGWSAPAPVALSGGSWGAQIGVQSADVVLVFMNDHALADLLSDKVKLGADASIAAGPVGRHAEAATDVAMKSEILSYSRTKGLFAGLTLNGAKVSQDMDTTAALYGRQVGFREILSGQVQTPAVAAKFTDAVRRDFSEAVAKE